From bacterium, the proteins below share one genomic window:
- a CDS encoding DNA polymerase I, which translates to MAVGTVYLVDGTYTVFRAYYALTRLTAPDGTPTNAVFGFVNQLRKIVRERTPAHFGVAFDLEGPTLREEKYAEYKANRPAPPEDLAPQFALAMEAARLLGWPVLAAPGFEADDVLGTLARKARAAGLEVVIVTSDKDLYQLVGEGVRVLNLAKDERILDAEGVREIFGAPPERVVDVLALMGDAVDNVPGVPGVGEKTAKALVGRYGRVSTVLSRARLFAQLWAAREAGLAALDAGEAPALEDLHAAAIALAAGERAVGGEDDETARRFAALAELDSAAPPKTLRKALADLDKKTQSKVWLSIDAHADDALLSLDLATIRTDAPVDLDLEAMRPGCPDAAAAASFFRTLGFRQLSAELEAGEAGAPASAAPADGGAPARDAAKDGAGAAKRGAAAPSGPTLFDVPEETRIEFAPAGAAIAAARAAGRAAVGACYVPGAGKPRLAAIAVAAPDGSLVEARRAAEIDEPLAALLADAALPKVGHDLKTIAGALRCAAGQTAGATRGAAAPFAGAGFDAMLAAQMLDPDRAAPSSAIEGAARLGLGGAAPTADPLAVAAADALAAARLAAPLAASLERGGLGGVFEEIEMPLVPVLEEMEARGILVDAGRLGELSSLFAEQLAVLEKAIHLLAGRPFNIASPPQLRGVLFDELKLEPVGRRTQKTKAYSTNQDVLEQLAERHPLPGKVLEHRELSKLKGTYVDALPRLVDQADGRVHTLFHQLGAATGRLSSSDPNLQNIPVRTELGRRIRAAFVPAAGFSFLSADYSQMELRILAHLAGDPELTAAFLSGADIHRHTAALVAGIDPSEVTPRLRAAAKAVNFGIVYGMSEFRLAREQGMSLEEAREFIDSYFRRYPKVKEYIADTTREVLRTGEVRTLFGRVRRFPELVGGGEGARNRAVREALVRQAVNATVQGTGADIVKKAMKGVADRLRSAKLSSRLILQVHDELLLETARGEEDDVRRLVVEAMEGAANLAAPLTVDARIAEDWAAAH; encoded by the coding sequence ATGGCGGTCGGCACCGTGTACCTCGTGGACGGGACGTACACCGTCTTCCGCGCCTACTACGCGCTGACCCGCCTCACCGCCCCCGACGGGACGCCGACCAACGCCGTCTTCGGCTTCGTCAACCAGCTGCGCAAGATCGTGCGCGAGCGGACGCCCGCACATTTCGGCGTCGCCTTCGACCTCGAGGGGCCGACGCTGCGCGAAGAGAAGTACGCGGAGTACAAGGCCAACCGGCCGGCGCCGCCGGAGGATCTCGCGCCGCAGTTCGCGTTGGCGATGGAGGCGGCGCGGCTGCTCGGCTGGCCGGTCCTCGCCGCGCCGGGATTCGAGGCCGACGACGTGCTCGGCACGCTGGCGCGCAAGGCGCGCGCGGCGGGGCTCGAGGTCGTGATCGTCACGTCGGACAAGGACCTCTACCAGCTCGTCGGCGAAGGCGTCCGTGTGCTCAACCTCGCCAAGGACGAGCGGATCCTCGACGCCGAAGGGGTGCGCGAGATCTTCGGCGCGCCGCCGGAGCGGGTCGTGGACGTTCTCGCGCTGATGGGGGACGCGGTGGACAACGTCCCCGGCGTTCCCGGGGTCGGGGAGAAGACGGCCAAGGCGCTCGTCGGCCGCTACGGACGCGTCTCGACGGTCCTGAGCCGCGCCCGGCTCTTCGCGCAACTTTGGGCGGCGCGCGAGGCGGGGCTCGCCGCGCTCGACGCGGGCGAGGCGCCGGCGCTCGAAGACCTGCACGCGGCGGCGATCGCGCTGGCGGCGGGGGAGCGCGCGGTCGGAGGGGAGGACGACGAGACCGCGCGCCGCTTCGCCGCGCTCGCCGAGCTCGACTCCGCGGCGCCGCCGAAGACGCTGCGCAAGGCGCTGGCCGACCTCGACAAGAAGACGCAGAGCAAAGTCTGGCTCTCGATCGACGCCCACGCCGACGACGCGCTCCTCTCGCTCGATCTGGCGACGATCCGCACCGACGCGCCGGTCGATCTCGACCTCGAGGCGATGCGCCCCGGCTGCCCCGACGCCGCCGCGGCCGCGTCGTTCTTCAGAACGCTCGGCTTCCGGCAGCTCTCCGCCGAGCTCGAAGCGGGGGAGGCGGGCGCGCCGGCGTCCGCGGCGCCCGCGGACGGAGGCGCCCCCGCGCGCGACGCCGCGAAGGACGGCGCGGGCGCGGCGAAACGCGGCGCGGCGGCGCCGTCCGGCCCGACCCTCTTCGACGTCCCGGAGGAGACGCGGATCGAGTTCGCGCCCGCGGGCGCCGCGATCGCCGCCGCGCGCGCCGCGGGACGCGCCGCGGTCGGCGCCTGCTACGTCCCCGGGGCGGGGAAGCCGCGCCTCGCCGCGATCGCGGTCGCGGCGCCGGACGGCTCGCTCGTCGAGGCCCGCCGCGCGGCGGAGATCGACGAGCCGCTCGCCGCCCTGCTCGCCGACGCGGCGTTGCCGAAGGTCGGCCACGACCTGAAGACGATCGCCGGCGCGCTGCGCTGCGCCGCCGGGCAGACGGCCGGCGCGACGCGCGGCGCCGCCGCGCCGTTCGCCGGGGCGGGGTTCGACGCGATGCTCGCCGCGCAGATGCTCGATCCGGACCGCGCCGCGCCTTCCTCCGCGATCGAGGGCGCCGCCCGCCTCGGCCTCGGCGGCGCCGCCCCGACGGCCGATCCGCTCGCCGTCGCCGCGGCCGACGCGCTCGCCGCGGCCCGGCTCGCCGCGCCGCTCGCCGCCTCGCTGGAGCGGGGCGGCCTGGGCGGCGTCTTCGAAGAGATCGAGATGCCGCTCGTGCCGGTGCTCGAGGAGATGGAGGCCCGCGGCATCCTCGTGGACGCCGGCCGTCTCGGGGAGCTCTCGTCCCTCTTCGCGGAGCAGCTCGCGGTGCTCGAGAAGGCGATCCACCTGCTCGCCGGGCGCCCCTTCAACATCGCCTCGCCGCCGCAGCTCCGCGGCGTGCTGTTCGACGAGCTGAAGCTCGAGCCGGTCGGGCGGCGGACGCAGAAGACGAAGGCCTACTCGACCAATCAGGACGTCCTCGAGCAACTGGCCGAGCGGCATCCGCTTCCGGGCAAGGTGCTCGAGCACCGCGAGCTGTCGAAGCTCAAGGGCACGTACGTGGACGCGCTGCCGCGGCTCGTCGATCAGGCCGACGGGCGGGTCCACACGTTGTTCCACCAGCTCGGCGCGGCGACGGGGCGGCTTTCGTCGTCCGACCCGAACCTGCAGAACATCCCCGTGCGGACCGAGCTCGGGCGGCGGATCCGCGCCGCCTTCGTCCCCGCCGCGGGGTTCAGCTTCCTCTCGGCCGACTACTCGCAGATGGAGCTGCGGATCCTCGCCCATCTGGCCGGCGATCCCGAGCTCACGGCGGCGTTCCTCTCCGGGGCCGACATCCATCGCCACACCGCGGCCCTCGTCGCCGGGATCGATCCGTCGGAGGTCACGCCGCGGCTGCGCGCCGCGGCCAAGGCGGTCAACTTCGGCATCGTCTACGGGATGTCGGAGTTCCGCCTGGCCCGCGAGCAGGGGATGAGCCTCGAGGAGGCGCGGGAGTTCATCGACTCCTACTTCCGCCGTTACCCGAAGGTGAAGGAGTACATCGCGGACACCACCCGCGAGGTGCTGCGGACGGGCGAGGTGCGGACCCTCTTCGGCCGCGTCCGACGGTTCCCCGAATTGGTCGGCGGCGGCGAGGGGGCGCGGAACCGGGCGGTCCGCGAGGCGCTGGTGCGGCAGGCGGTCAACGCGACTGTTCAGGGGACGGGCGCCGACATCGTCAAGAAAGCGATGAAGGGTGTTGCGGATCGGCTTCGCTCGGCCAAACTTAGTTCGCGTCTGATCCTCCAAGTGCACGACGAGCTGCTGCTCGAGACGGCGCGCGGGGAGGAGGACGACGTCCGGCGTTTGGTCGTCGAGGCGATGGAAGGCGCGGCGAATCTGGCGGCGCCGTTGACGGTCGACGCGCGAATCGCGGAAGATTGGGCGGCGGCGCATTAG
- a CDS encoding response regulator: MSETTARVLVVDDNQSVREILHDGLAAAGYEVVTAASAAEARAHYAAGARFELCLCDIDMPGEPGTELLPWLKRNDPDLVVVMVTGIDDAGTAVSTMLSGASDYVCKPFSLTEVRARASQALEKRRLVLENREYQLHLERLVEERTHEVLEAMSRIRGLNDDLRSAYDNTLYALMAALDYRDNETQGHSLRVVRYTERLAAELGIGEPELTDIRRGAMLHDVGKIGIPDSVLRKPAKLDVDEWAVMRKHPQLGWEMLRDIPFLRVAAEIVLCHQERYDGAGYPRGLRAEKIPIGARLFAVADTFDAMTSDRPYRRALSYERTRQELLDFSGSQFDPAVVEAFLRVPPSEWAAIRAATEREIARGEEGRSVLASLREPPTQ; the protein is encoded by the coding sequence ATGAGCGAAACGACGGCGCGGGTGCTGGTCGTGGACGACAACCAGTCGGTGCGGGAGATCCTGCACGACGGGCTCGCCGCGGCCGGCTACGAGGTGGTGACCGCCGCCTCCGCGGCCGAGGCGCGCGCCCACTACGCGGCCGGCGCGCGGTTCGAGCTCTGCCTCTGCGACATCGACATGCCGGGGGAGCCGGGAACCGAACTCCTGCCGTGGCTCAAGCGGAACGATCCGGATCTGGTCGTGGTGATGGTCACCGGGATCGACGACGCCGGCACCGCCGTCTCGACGATGCTCTCCGGCGCCTCCGACTACGTCTGCAAGCCGTTCTCGCTGACCGAGGTCCGCGCCCGCGCCTCGCAGGCGCTGGAGAAGCGGCGCCTCGTCCTCGAGAACCGCGAGTACCAGCTCCATCTGGAGCGGCTGGTCGAGGAGCGGACGCACGAGGTCCTGGAGGCGATGTCGCGCATCCGCGGGCTCAACGACGACCTGCGGTCGGCCTACGACAACACGCTCTACGCGCTGATGGCCGCGCTCGACTACCGCGACAACGAGACGCAGGGACACTCGCTGCGCGTCGTGCGCTACACGGAGCGGCTGGCCGCGGAGCTGGGGATCGGCGAGCCGGAGCTGACCGACATCCGCCGCGGCGCGATGCTCCACGACGTCGGCAAGATCGGCATTCCGGACTCGGTCCTGCGCAAGCCGGCGAAGCTCGACGTCGACGAGTGGGCGGTGATGCGCAAGCACCCCCAGCTCGGCTGGGAGATGCTGCGCGACATCCCGTTCCTGCGGGTCGCCGCGGAAATCGTCCTCTGCCATCAAGAGCGCTACGACGGCGCGGGGTACCCGCGCGGGCTGCGCGCCGAGAAGATCCCGATCGGGGCGCGCCTGTTCGCCGTCGCCGACACGTTCGACGCGATGACCTCCGACCGGCCGTACCGCCGCGCCCTCTCCTACGAGCGGACGCGCCAGGAGCTGCTCGACTTCTCCGGCTCGCAGTTCGACCCGGCGGTCGTCGAGGCGTTCCTGCGCGTGCCGCCGAGCGAGTGGGCGGCGATCCGCGCCGCGACGGAGCGGGAAATCGCGCGCGGCGAGGAGGGGCGTTCGGTCCTCGCCTCGCTGCGCGAGCCGCCGACGCAGTAG